One part of the Megachile rotundata isolate GNS110a chromosome 16, iyMegRotu1, whole genome shotgun sequence genome encodes these proteins:
- the gukh gene encoding NHS actin remodeling regulator GUK-holder isoform X2 — MARGRRIGGGRERRSDRILETTRLAFDHRGGHLRRTHRRVDHRCRSQQQSTTEIGQGRGASRQRRSQENTSPYVSSFSFDGFLATIQAESDICTFAARKENFHMVNKPSTSLFTLNTRPKALRELYEAAAIVAVRSLDSLRRDGSSMDMFLCTPVLGKKKRDQSLDIESRIPAVIEDLRRWTSTEALGDVTVPPDCMSRILGDTTTDDAVDHKLPSPEEQVQAIALKFPAEIVAVDVSGRGFERMSMRRRSLLSGPESQEAAVKRRSRPRRPRGKRRNTIAGTDQKEIRQAIGGETIGEEAEESLSTIATRAHRSASTDILGSSKKESPIEKKSHFNTLKAWGMSRLKLISPRSSQQQEQQDTTGSSTERSEQDQGQSRKAEETNIYERVTPRRRKDKSHERKPSSSSSSGKSTSSIPVSVPSTERQPSVKLRESAAQRRERRKGSSRDEPPHSSSGNWSASSESGRASIGSETTTTTHQPRSTTTTSIGTSSTSLSHVRRFKRRDTSTSSSVTSEGTLTPDIIQDITVVPFSDDGETSSVYSCDTEGYYTSFHVDSGLKTLREEDPVPQSPLTKSNDVSSDPTSPIVENEYELFGRGSTSTTTSSAGTVCTALMAPPPPERKSSLTVVAMVHGPNQNGGESPDSGHNTSSSPVESASSPACTGRSCSEFEYSESSDLEGCERIERIRSKTAINTSRIPSMCVITPPGSDDEHAIDSDQTSKKNETRKTDLPAAGSVLMSATVGTSKMEVINGQDKNLYATIQVLPSPTTEKNSGQAASKISPLSGVLGKLRGVLPSRKHMPKSAVQDQAGADSGDYVTIADVRNNNDKRQDPASISTATPVQPSTYANSDIFKKDAEYVSLSELPKKPDSSLERKRQGARVTLDSEGKVVYSSDSLKRRKGAHTTFNPGPFVREGVSPNPSPLLHRATPNIRAVTRSNDAVDGPAPKSTPPTSPQLGKVIIRAARSPERAASPDYVRTPSMVVGPTSPTTPHRQVRGAYVNVQEDEDNTLLAIDSVPPHGIVQPPPYISPPKPDSCHKEIIQEILKEPASQKQQNYGSAQKFYVHDPRLNLYDNKLSGYNDQRQIVHMRNARNQQYYVPRKDGNQQFYTLPTRRPQRDAEPPRSVTPDITRGLRRGSLSAMHMLARHGQKAILEQDSNRYGSHAELRTENIETENRLMQGQQPPIVDVRNRFATPLGLTALGYRFFASSPIRDPVMKSPSADALKHNPISPIRHTCDNSFKSSTPSGRAMPTVAERLALTANNNCPSMPNSGRSTPVQTSSGRSTPTNLVLSPTKSTMSNEELFAAIHKSKKRLNIKDDSENQSPYGSTTSLAKMAPGSRNSWSSEPQKPPATPNASPSPATSRLDFKRLLLQQSVKTGPTRLSAAEQLKLSRQQCQQQQSSPSQTTPLAKVLSPRSVWRFQTPRTDVLSSTIIEDTAAEEKAMKPSPENISPVSRLSARRQLDLCSDLPDYLRINQNDRVPSSETLASKLPSKSSTDQTTDRLQSTSNPTQYSNPQLTPSCQQAISAFESRRISNQLARAQFLASTPNQTTCVKKVFRARSVSPQDAGSQNVARSPSAPTLETAL; from the exons CGGAGTCGGATATTTGCACATTCGCGGCAAGAAAGGAGAATTTTCACATGGTTAACAAACCATCGACGTCGCTGTTCACGTTGAACACCAGACCGAAAGCCTTGAGGGAATTATACGAGGCTGCGGCAATAGTCGCTGTCAGAAGTTTGGATAGCTTGAGGAGGGATGGCAGCTCCATGGATATGTTCCTGTGCACGCCTGTCCTTGGCAAGAAGAAGAGAGACCAAAGCCTCGACATAGAATCCAGAATC CCGGCCGTTATCGAGGATCTACGAAGATGGACATCCACCGAGGCGTTGGGGGACGTTACTGTACCACCGGATTGCATGTCCAGGATCCTAGGAGATACAACGACCGACGATGCCGTCGATCACAAGCTACCCAGCCCCGAGGAACAGGTTCAAGCTATCGCGCTCAA ATTTCCTGCGGAAATTGTGGCGGTGGACGTCAGCGGACGAGGGTTCGAACGAATGTCCATGAGAAGAAGGTCCTTGCTGTCTGGACCGGAAAGTCAGGAGGCAGCTGTGAAAAGGCGGTCACGACCCCGGAGGCCTAGGGGGAAAAGACGGAACACGATTGCTGGGACTGATCAGAAGGAAATTCGACAGGCCATTGGAGG CGAAACGATCGGAGAAGAAGCTGAAGAGTCACTGTCCACCATAGCCACGCGAGCCCATCGTTCGGCCAGCACCGACATTCTGGGTTCTTCCAAGAAGGAGTCACCGATCGAAAAGAAATCGCACTTCAACACGCTGAAGGCGTGGGGTATGTCCCGACTGAAACTGATCAGTCCCAGGTCCAGCCAGCAACAGGAGCAGCAGGACACGACGGGTTCGAGTACAGAGAGGTCAGAACAGGATCAAGGTCAGTCGCGAAAAGCGgaagaaacaaatatttatgaaaggGTAACACCCAGGCGCAGGAAGGACAAGTCGCACGAAAGGAAGCCTAGCTCGTCCAGTTCGAGCGGGAAGAGCACCTCCAGCATACCGGTATCTGTCCCGAGCACGGAAAGACAGCCGAGCGTGAAATTGCGCGAAAGCGCGGCCCAAAGGAGAGAAAGACGAAAGGGAAGCAGCAGGGACGAGCCTCCTCATTCCAGTTCTGGAAACTGGAGTGCGTCCTCGGAGAGCGGGAGAGCCAGTATCGGCAGCGAGACCACCACCACGACTCATCAACCCAG ATCCACAACCACTACATCGATCGGTACGTCCTCAACCTCGTTGAGTCACGTGAGACGATTCAAGAGACGAGATACATCCACCTCGTCCTCCGTAACGTCGGAAGGTACATTGACCCCAGACATCATCCAAGATATCACGGTCGTACCCTTCTCGGACGACGGTGAGACATCGTCCGTATATTCCTGCGATACGGAAGGTTATTACACCTCGTTCCACGTGGACTCCGGGCTCAAGACGTTGAGGGAGGAGGATCCAGTTCCGCAGAGTCCTTTGACCAAGTCCAATGACGTCAGCTCAGATCCTACCTCACCGATCGTCGAGAACGAGTACGAACTGTTTGGCCGAGGCTCGACATCGACCACCACCAGCTCGGCGGGTACAGTTTGCACCGCCCTGATGGCACCACCGCCGCCTGAGAGGAAATCTAGCCTTACCGTTGTTGCAATG GTGCACGGACCGAATCAAAATGGCGGCGAGTCTCCGGACAGCGGGCACAACACGTCCTCGTCCCCGGTGGAGTCAGCGTCGAGTCCCGCCTGCACAGGCAGATCCTGCTCGGAATTCGAGTACTCCGAGTCGAGTGACCTGGAGGGATGCGAGAGGATCGAGAGAATTCGCTCTAAAACGGCTATCAATACCAGCCGCATACCGTCCATGTGCGTGATCACGCCGCCAGGCTCGGACGACGAGCACGCGATAGATTCCGATCAGACGAGCAAGAAAAACGAGACCAGAAAGACCGATCTCCCAGCTGCAGGCTCGGTTCTCATGTCCGCGACGGTGGGCACCTCCAAGATGGAGGTAATCAACGGACAGGATAAGAACCTGTACGCTACCATCCAGGTGTTACCGTCCCCGACCACCGAGAAGAACAGCGGGCAGGCAGCGAGCAAAATCAGCCCCCTCAGCGGAGTTTTGGGCAAGCTTCGTGGCGTGCTTCCGAGCAGGAAGCACATGCCGAAGAGCGCGGTTCAAGATCAAGCGGGCGCAGACTCTGGCGACTATGTGACCATAGCCGACGTGAGGAACAACAACGACAAACGTCAAGATCCAGCTTCGATCTCGACCGCCACTCCCGTCCAGCCGTCAACTTACGCTAACTCTGACATATTCAAGAAGGACGCAGAGTATGTCAGTCTAAGCGAGCTGCCGAAGAAGCCGGACTCCTCGTTGGAGAGGAAGAGGCAAGGGGCGAGGGTCACTCTGGACTCGGAGGGTAAAGTCGTTTACTCTTCGGACAGCTTGAAGAGGAGGAAGGGCGCACATACCACGTTCAATCCAG GTCCATTCGTGAGAGAGGGAGTGTCCCCGAATCCGTCGCCACTGCTGCACCGTGCAACCCCAAATATTCGGGCAGTTACAAGGAGCAACGATGCAGTGGATGGTCCAGCGCCCAAGTCCACACCCCCAACGTCGCCCCAGCTGGGTAAGGTGATCATTAGGGCCGCGAGGAGTCCCGAACGCGCCGCCAGTCCGGACTACGTGCGAACACCGTCCATGGTGGTGGGTCCCACAAGTCCAACGACTCCTCACCGGCAAGTTCGCGGGGCTTACGTCAACGTGCAGGAGGACGAAG ACAATACATTGTTGGCGATAGATTCGGTGCCCCCTCACGGAATAGTTCAACCACCCCCTTATATTTCGCCGCCCAAACCCGACAGTTGTCACAAGGAGATAATTCAGGAGATCCTAAAGGAACCAGCCTCCCAGAAGCAACAAAATTACGGATCAGCCCAGAAGTTTTACGTGCACGATCCACGGCTAAATCTTTACGACAATAAGTTATCGGGTTACAATGATCAACGTCAGATCGTGCACATGCGCAACGCGAGGAACCAGCAATATTACGTGCCTAGGAAAGATGGCAATCAGCAGTTTTACACGCTGCCCACGAGAAGGCCGCAGAGGGACGCGGAACCGCCGCGTAGCGTCACGCCGGACATCACCAGGGGACTCAGGCGCGGGTCATTAAGCGCCATGCACATGCTCGCCAGACACGGGCAGAAAGCGATTTTGGAACAGGATTCGAATCGATACGGCTCGCACGCCGAGTTGAGGACTGAAAATATCGAAACGGAGAACAGGCTGATGCAGGGACAGCAACCACCCATTGTGGATGTCAGAAATAG ATTCGCAACACCATTAGGGCTTACAGCGCTTGGATATCGATTCTTCGCGTCCTCGCCTATTCGTGATCCCGTTATGAAGTCTCCCAGTGCTGACGCTTTAAAGCACAATCCAATTTCGCCGATCAGGCATACCTGTGACAATAGTTTCAAGTCGTCTACACCGAGCGGACGCGCTATGCCAACTGTTGCCGAACGTTTGGCTCTGACTGCCAACAACAATTGTCCGTCGATGCCGAATTCCGGAAGAAGCACCCCGGTGCAAACATCCTCTGGACGGAGCACTCCGACCAACCTCGTTCTTTCGCCCACGAAGAGCACCATGTCCAACGAGGAGCTGTTCGCTGCTATTCACAAGTCGAAGAAGCGACTGAACATCAAGGATGATAGCGAGAACCAATCTCCTTACGGTTCAACCACCTCGCTGGCCAAAATGGCGCCGGGCAGCAGGAATAGCTGGAGCTCGGAGCCGCAAAAGCCTCCG GCAACGCCAAACGCGTCGCCGTCGCCCGCGACCTCCCGGCTGGACTTCAAGCGTCTCCTGCTTCAGCAAAGCGTGAAGACGGGTCCCACCAGGCTATCAGCAGCAGAGCAGCTAAAGCTATCGCGTCAACAATGTCAGCAACAGCAATCATCGCCCAGTCAAACAACTCCGTTAGCTAAGGTCCTCAGCCCTCGTTCGGTCTGGAGGTTCCAGACTCCGCGGACGGACGTTTTATCCTCGACCATAATCGAGGACACCGCGGCCGAGGAGAAGGCGATGAAGCCGTCCCCCGAGAACATCTCTCCCGTGTCAAGACTGAGCGCCAGAAGGCAGCTGGACTTGTGCAGCGACCTGCCCGACTACCTGCGGATCAATCAGAACGACAGAGTCCCCAGCTCGGAGACTCTGGCTTCGAAATTGCCCTCAAAGTCTTCGACCGATCAGACAACTGACCGTTTGCAGTCCACAAGTAATCCGACCCAGTATTCCAACCCGCAATTGACGCCCTCGTGCCAACAAGCGATCAGTGCCTTCGAGTCGAGAAGGATCAGCAACCAGCTGGCCAGGGCACAGTTCCTGGCTAGCACACCTAATCAGACTACTTGTGTGAAAAAAGTGTTTAGAGCGAGGTCCGTGTCCCCGCAGGACGCCGGCTCGCAGAATGTCGCGCGGAGTCCTAGTGCCCCTACGTTGGAAACTGCCCTTTGA
- the gukh gene encoding NHS actin remodeling regulator GUK-holder isoform X1 → MPFVLRRVEPRLLCRGHVPAGPTPQGWPVGAELEAVANGALTASLKQLASLLTIAEDIFAELTAELTTVADRSSNLRQRLDKVEERLASVDPKKIPVPESDICTFAARKENFHMVNKPSTSLFTLNTRPKALRELYEAAAIVAVRSLDSLRRDGSSMDMFLCTPVLGKKKRDQSLDIESRIPAVIEDLRRWTSTEALGDVTVPPDCMSRILGDTTTDDAVDHKLPSPEEQVQAIALKFPAEIVAVDVSGRGFERMSMRRRSLLSGPESQEAAVKRRSRPRRPRGKRRNTIAGTDQKEIRQAIGGETIGEEAEESLSTIATRAHRSASTDILGSSKKESPIEKKSHFNTLKAWGMSRLKLISPRSSQQQEQQDTTGSSTERSEQDQGQSRKAEETNIYERVTPRRRKDKSHERKPSSSSSSGKSTSSIPVSVPSTERQPSVKLRESAAQRRERRKGSSRDEPPHSSSGNWSASSESGRASIGSETTTTTHQPRSTTTTSIGTSSTSLSHVRRFKRRDTSTSSSVTSEGTLTPDIIQDITVVPFSDDGETSSVYSCDTEGYYTSFHVDSGLKTLREEDPVPQSPLTKSNDVSSDPTSPIVENEYELFGRGSTSTTTSSAGTVCTALMAPPPPERKSSLTVVAMVHGPNQNGGESPDSGHNTSSSPVESASSPACTGRSCSEFEYSESSDLEGCERIERIRSKTAINTSRIPSMCVITPPGSDDEHAIDSDQTSKKNETRKTDLPAAGSVLMSATVGTSKMEVINGQDKNLYATIQVLPSPTTEKNSGQAASKISPLSGVLGKLRGVLPSRKHMPKSAVQDQAGADSGDYVTIADVRNNNDKRQDPASISTATPVQPSTYANSDIFKKDAEYVSLSELPKKPDSSLERKRQGARVTLDSEGKVVYSSDSLKRRKGAHTTFNPGPFVREGVSPNPSPLLHRATPNIRAVTRSNDAVDGPAPKSTPPTSPQLGKVIIRAARSPERAASPDYVRTPSMVVGPTSPTTPHRQVRGAYVNVQEDEDNTLLAIDSVPPHGIVQPPPYISPPKPDSCHKEIIQEILKEPASQKQQNYGSAQKFYVHDPRLNLYDNKLSGYNDQRQIVHMRNARNQQYYVPRKDGNQQFYTLPTRRPQRDAEPPRSVTPDITRGLRRGSLSAMHMLARHGQKAILEQDSNRYGSHAELRTENIETENRLMQGQQPPIVDVRNRFATPLGLTALGYRFFASSPIRDPVMKSPSADALKHNPISPIRHTCDNSFKSSTPSGRAMPTVAERLALTANNNCPSMPNSGRSTPVQTSSGRSTPTNLVLSPTKSTMSNEELFAAIHKSKKRLNIKDDSENQSPYGSTTSLAKMAPGSRNSWSSEPQKPPATPNASPSPATSRLDFKRLLLQQSVKTGPTRLSAAEQLKLSRQQCQQQQSSPSQTTPLAKVLSPRSVWRFQTPRTDVLSSTIIEDTAAEEKAMKPSPENISPVSRLSARRQLDLCSDLPDYLRINQNDRVPSSETLASKLPSKSSTDQTTDRLQSTSNPTQYSNPQLTPSCQQAISAFESRRISNQLARAQFLASTPNQTTCVKKVFRARSVSPQDAGSQNVARSPSAPTLETAL, encoded by the exons CGGAGTCGGATATTTGCACATTCGCGGCAAGAAAGGAGAATTTTCACATGGTTAACAAACCATCGACGTCGCTGTTCACGTTGAACACCAGACCGAAAGCCTTGAGGGAATTATACGAGGCTGCGGCAATAGTCGCTGTCAGAAGTTTGGATAGCTTGAGGAGGGATGGCAGCTCCATGGATATGTTCCTGTGCACGCCTGTCCTTGGCAAGAAGAAGAGAGACCAAAGCCTCGACATAGAATCCAGAATC CCGGCCGTTATCGAGGATCTACGAAGATGGACATCCACCGAGGCGTTGGGGGACGTTACTGTACCACCGGATTGCATGTCCAGGATCCTAGGAGATACAACGACCGACGATGCCGTCGATCACAAGCTACCCAGCCCCGAGGAACAGGTTCAAGCTATCGCGCTCAA ATTTCCTGCGGAAATTGTGGCGGTGGACGTCAGCGGACGAGGGTTCGAACGAATGTCCATGAGAAGAAGGTCCTTGCTGTCTGGACCGGAAAGTCAGGAGGCAGCTGTGAAAAGGCGGTCACGACCCCGGAGGCCTAGGGGGAAAAGACGGAACACGATTGCTGGGACTGATCAGAAGGAAATTCGACAGGCCATTGGAGG CGAAACGATCGGAGAAGAAGCTGAAGAGTCACTGTCCACCATAGCCACGCGAGCCCATCGTTCGGCCAGCACCGACATTCTGGGTTCTTCCAAGAAGGAGTCACCGATCGAAAAGAAATCGCACTTCAACACGCTGAAGGCGTGGGGTATGTCCCGACTGAAACTGATCAGTCCCAGGTCCAGCCAGCAACAGGAGCAGCAGGACACGACGGGTTCGAGTACAGAGAGGTCAGAACAGGATCAAGGTCAGTCGCGAAAAGCGgaagaaacaaatatttatgaaaggGTAACACCCAGGCGCAGGAAGGACAAGTCGCACGAAAGGAAGCCTAGCTCGTCCAGTTCGAGCGGGAAGAGCACCTCCAGCATACCGGTATCTGTCCCGAGCACGGAAAGACAGCCGAGCGTGAAATTGCGCGAAAGCGCGGCCCAAAGGAGAGAAAGACGAAAGGGAAGCAGCAGGGACGAGCCTCCTCATTCCAGTTCTGGAAACTGGAGTGCGTCCTCGGAGAGCGGGAGAGCCAGTATCGGCAGCGAGACCACCACCACGACTCATCAACCCAG ATCCACAACCACTACATCGATCGGTACGTCCTCAACCTCGTTGAGTCACGTGAGACGATTCAAGAGACGAGATACATCCACCTCGTCCTCCGTAACGTCGGAAGGTACATTGACCCCAGACATCATCCAAGATATCACGGTCGTACCCTTCTCGGACGACGGTGAGACATCGTCCGTATATTCCTGCGATACGGAAGGTTATTACACCTCGTTCCACGTGGACTCCGGGCTCAAGACGTTGAGGGAGGAGGATCCAGTTCCGCAGAGTCCTTTGACCAAGTCCAATGACGTCAGCTCAGATCCTACCTCACCGATCGTCGAGAACGAGTACGAACTGTTTGGCCGAGGCTCGACATCGACCACCACCAGCTCGGCGGGTACAGTTTGCACCGCCCTGATGGCACCACCGCCGCCTGAGAGGAAATCTAGCCTTACCGTTGTTGCAATG GTGCACGGACCGAATCAAAATGGCGGCGAGTCTCCGGACAGCGGGCACAACACGTCCTCGTCCCCGGTGGAGTCAGCGTCGAGTCCCGCCTGCACAGGCAGATCCTGCTCGGAATTCGAGTACTCCGAGTCGAGTGACCTGGAGGGATGCGAGAGGATCGAGAGAATTCGCTCTAAAACGGCTATCAATACCAGCCGCATACCGTCCATGTGCGTGATCACGCCGCCAGGCTCGGACGACGAGCACGCGATAGATTCCGATCAGACGAGCAAGAAAAACGAGACCAGAAAGACCGATCTCCCAGCTGCAGGCTCGGTTCTCATGTCCGCGACGGTGGGCACCTCCAAGATGGAGGTAATCAACGGACAGGATAAGAACCTGTACGCTACCATCCAGGTGTTACCGTCCCCGACCACCGAGAAGAACAGCGGGCAGGCAGCGAGCAAAATCAGCCCCCTCAGCGGAGTTTTGGGCAAGCTTCGTGGCGTGCTTCCGAGCAGGAAGCACATGCCGAAGAGCGCGGTTCAAGATCAAGCGGGCGCAGACTCTGGCGACTATGTGACCATAGCCGACGTGAGGAACAACAACGACAAACGTCAAGATCCAGCTTCGATCTCGACCGCCACTCCCGTCCAGCCGTCAACTTACGCTAACTCTGACATATTCAAGAAGGACGCAGAGTATGTCAGTCTAAGCGAGCTGCCGAAGAAGCCGGACTCCTCGTTGGAGAGGAAGAGGCAAGGGGCGAGGGTCACTCTGGACTCGGAGGGTAAAGTCGTTTACTCTTCGGACAGCTTGAAGAGGAGGAAGGGCGCACATACCACGTTCAATCCAG GTCCATTCGTGAGAGAGGGAGTGTCCCCGAATCCGTCGCCACTGCTGCACCGTGCAACCCCAAATATTCGGGCAGTTACAAGGAGCAACGATGCAGTGGATGGTCCAGCGCCCAAGTCCACACCCCCAACGTCGCCCCAGCTGGGTAAGGTGATCATTAGGGCCGCGAGGAGTCCCGAACGCGCCGCCAGTCCGGACTACGTGCGAACACCGTCCATGGTGGTGGGTCCCACAAGTCCAACGACTCCTCACCGGCAAGTTCGCGGGGCTTACGTCAACGTGCAGGAGGACGAAG ACAATACATTGTTGGCGATAGATTCGGTGCCCCCTCACGGAATAGTTCAACCACCCCCTTATATTTCGCCGCCCAAACCCGACAGTTGTCACAAGGAGATAATTCAGGAGATCCTAAAGGAACCAGCCTCCCAGAAGCAACAAAATTACGGATCAGCCCAGAAGTTTTACGTGCACGATCCACGGCTAAATCTTTACGACAATAAGTTATCGGGTTACAATGATCAACGTCAGATCGTGCACATGCGCAACGCGAGGAACCAGCAATATTACGTGCCTAGGAAAGATGGCAATCAGCAGTTTTACACGCTGCCCACGAGAAGGCCGCAGAGGGACGCGGAACCGCCGCGTAGCGTCACGCCGGACATCACCAGGGGACTCAGGCGCGGGTCATTAAGCGCCATGCACATGCTCGCCAGACACGGGCAGAAAGCGATTTTGGAACAGGATTCGAATCGATACGGCTCGCACGCCGAGTTGAGGACTGAAAATATCGAAACGGAGAACAGGCTGATGCAGGGACAGCAACCACCCATTGTGGATGTCAGAAATAG ATTCGCAACACCATTAGGGCTTACAGCGCTTGGATATCGATTCTTCGCGTCCTCGCCTATTCGTGATCCCGTTATGAAGTCTCCCAGTGCTGACGCTTTAAAGCACAATCCAATTTCGCCGATCAGGCATACCTGTGACAATAGTTTCAAGTCGTCTACACCGAGCGGACGCGCTATGCCAACTGTTGCCGAACGTTTGGCTCTGACTGCCAACAACAATTGTCCGTCGATGCCGAATTCCGGAAGAAGCACCCCGGTGCAAACATCCTCTGGACGGAGCACTCCGACCAACCTCGTTCTTTCGCCCACGAAGAGCACCATGTCCAACGAGGAGCTGTTCGCTGCTATTCACAAGTCGAAGAAGCGACTGAACATCAAGGATGATAGCGAGAACCAATCTCCTTACGGTTCAACCACCTCGCTGGCCAAAATGGCGCCGGGCAGCAGGAATAGCTGGAGCTCGGAGCCGCAAAAGCCTCCG GCAACGCCAAACGCGTCGCCGTCGCCCGCGACCTCCCGGCTGGACTTCAAGCGTCTCCTGCTTCAGCAAAGCGTGAAGACGGGTCCCACCAGGCTATCAGCAGCAGAGCAGCTAAAGCTATCGCGTCAACAATGTCAGCAACAGCAATCATCGCCCAGTCAAACAACTCCGTTAGCTAAGGTCCTCAGCCCTCGTTCGGTCTGGAGGTTCCAGACTCCGCGGACGGACGTTTTATCCTCGACCATAATCGAGGACACCGCGGCCGAGGAGAAGGCGATGAAGCCGTCCCCCGAGAACATCTCTCCCGTGTCAAGACTGAGCGCCAGAAGGCAGCTGGACTTGTGCAGCGACCTGCCCGACTACCTGCGGATCAATCAGAACGACAGAGTCCCCAGCTCGGAGACTCTGGCTTCGAAATTGCCCTCAAAGTCTTCGACCGATCAGACAACTGACCGTTTGCAGTCCACAAGTAATCCGACCCAGTATTCCAACCCGCAATTGACGCCCTCGTGCCAACAAGCGATCAGTGCCTTCGAGTCGAGAAGGATCAGCAACCAGCTGGCCAGGGCACAGTTCCTGGCTAGCACACCTAATCAGACTACTTGTGTGAAAAAAGTGTTTAGAGCGAGGTCCGTGTCCCCGCAGGACGCCGGCTCGCAGAATGTCGCGCGGAGTCCTAGTGCCCCTACGTTGGAAACTGCCCTTTGA